From Erythrobacter sp. YJ-T3-07:
GAAGGCCAAGGGCGCGATCTTCGTCGAGGAACTGGACGAAGTGCCCGACGATGCGCCGGTTGTGTTCAGCGCGCACGGTGTGCCCAAGTCCGTCCCCGCAGAAGCGGAGCGGCGCGAGCTGCTGTATGTCGATGCGACCTGCCCGCTGGTCAGCAAGGTTCACCGCCAGGCGGAACGGCTGCTCGAAAAAGACAAGCACATCCTGTTTATCGGCCACGCCGGGCATCCCGAAGTGATCGGCACCATGGGTCAGGTCGCGAAGGGCGAGATGACGCTGGTGGAAACGGTGGAGGATGTCGCAAACCTGCCCTTCAGCAGCGAAGACGATCTCGCCTTCCTGACCCAGACCACGCTCTCGGTCGACGATACGGCAGAGATCATCGCGGCGCTGCAGGCACGCTTCCCCTCGATCGCCGCACCCAAGGCTGAAGACATCTGCTACGCGACGTCCAACCGGCAGGCTGCGGTCAAGGAACTCGCGCCGGGCAGCGATCTGGTGTTGGTGATTGGCGCACCGAACTCTTCCAATTCGCTCAGACTGGTCGAAGTGGCTGAGCGCTGCGGCACCACCGCCAAGCTGATCCAGCGGGCGGACGAGATCGACCCCGCATGGCTGGAAGGTGTCGGCACCGTTGGCCTGACCGCCGGTGCCTCCGCGCCGGAAACGCTGGTCCGCGAAGTGGTCGACAAGCTTGCCGAATGGCGCACGATCGATGAACGCCCGGTGCTGGTGACCGAGGAGAAGATGATCTTCAAGCTGCCTCGCCAACTGGCCGACTGACGCGCGCCTCGCCGCGATCGTGGCCGTCTACACCCACCTCACCGCGGGCGAGATCGCCCAGTTTCTCGCCCGCTTCGATGTCGGCGCGCTGCGCTCTGCCAAGGGCATTGCCGAGGGCGTCTCCAATTCGAACTGGCTGATCGAGACCGAGCGGGATGGTGCAGCGCGCCGTTTCATCCTGACCGTGTTCGAAGCGCGCACGGATGCGGCGGACCTGCCGTTCTTTCTCTCCCTGCTCGATCACTTGGCAGGCAAGGGCCAGCCGGTGCCGCGCACGATCCACACCCGTGACGATGCCAACATGACACTGGTGCGGGGCAAGCCCGCCGCACTGATCGAATTCCTGCCCGGCGTCTCGATCGACGACCCGGACGAGGCGCAGGCCCATGCGGTGGGTGTCGCGCTGGCGGACCTGCATCTGGCGACACGCGATTTCACGCAGACGCGGCAGACGTCGCTCGGCATCCCGACCTGCGTCGGGATGGTCCGCGACCATGCGGAGCGGCTGGGAGAGGTCGATCCGGCGCTGCCCGAGATCCTGCCCGATTGCGGCGCATCATTGCTGGAATCCTGGCCCGATGCCCTGCCCGACGGCACGATCCACGCCGATCTGTTCCCTGACAACGTGCTGTTCGTGGGCAAGCAGGTCACCGGATTGATCGATTTCTACTTCGCCTGCACCGGCCTGCTCGCCTTCGATCTTGCCGTAACCCATGCCGCTTGGAGCTTCACCGCTACGGGGAACGACTTCCGTCCCTCGGTCGGCAACGCTCTGATGGCAGGCTACGAGAGCAGGCGCCCGCTCACCTGGGAAGAGCGGCGGGCACTGCCGATCCTCGCCCAGGGTGCCTGCCTGCGGTTCGTCGCCACGCGGGTGGAAGACTGGTTCGCCACCCCGGCTGACGGGCTGGTTCGCCGCAAAAACCCGATGCAGTTCGCACAGCGGCTTGCATTCTACCGTGACCGGGGCGAAGCCGCGTTCCAGAGTTAGACGGGTCAATCATGAGCGACGTACAGATTTTCACCGACGGGGCCTGCAAGGGTAACCCCGGCCCAGGCGGCTGGGGCGCGCTCCTGCGCAAGGGAAAGACCGAGAAGGAGCTTTCCGGCGCAGAGCCCGACACGACCAACAACCGGATGGAGATGACCGCCGCGATCCGCGCGCTCTCTGCGCTCAAGCGGGGCTGCACGGTCGATCTGTTTACCGACAGCAAGTACCTGATCGACGGTATCACCAAGTGGCTGCCCGGCTGGCAGAAGCGCGGCT
This genomic window contains:
- the ispH gene encoding 4-hydroxy-3-methylbut-2-enyl diphosphate reductase, producing the protein MPADQTPAKGGDRPGLTILIAAPRGFCAGVDRAIEIVERALEKYGAPVYVRHEIVHNRYVVEGLKAKGAIFVEELDEVPDDAPVVFSAHGVPKSVPAEAERRELLYVDATCPLVSKVHRQAERLLEKDKHILFIGHAGHPEVIGTMGQVAKGEMTLVETVEDVANLPFSSEDDLAFLTQTTLSVDDTAEIIAALQARFPSIAAPKAEDICYATSNRQAAVKELAPGSDLVLVIGAPNSSNSLRLVEVAERCGTTAKLIQRADEIDPAWLEGVGTVGLTAGASAPETLVREVVDKLAEWRTIDERPVLVTEEKMIFKLPRQLAD
- a CDS encoding homoserine kinase; translated protein: MAVYTHLTAGEIAQFLARFDVGALRSAKGIAEGVSNSNWLIETERDGAARRFILTVFEARTDAADLPFFLSLLDHLAGKGQPVPRTIHTRDDANMTLVRGKPAALIEFLPGVSIDDPDEAQAHAVGVALADLHLATRDFTQTRQTSLGIPTCVGMVRDHAERLGEVDPALPEILPDCGASLLESWPDALPDGTIHADLFPDNVLFVGKQVTGLIDFYFACTGLLAFDLAVTHAAWSFTATGNDFRPSVGNALMAGYESRRPLTWEERRALPILAQGACLRFVATRVEDWFATPADGLVRRKNPMQFAQRLAFYRDRGEAAFQS
- the rnhA gene encoding ribonuclease HI encodes the protein MSDVQIFTDGACKGNPGPGGWGALLRKGKTEKELSGAEPDTTNNRMEMTAAIRALSALKRGCTVDLFTDSKYLIDGITKWLPGWQKRGWRTADKKPVKNEDLWRQLAELTATHSVTWHWVRGHSGHAENERVDRLASDAAESLR